One genomic window of Streptomyces sp. WP-1 includes the following:
- a CDS encoding DUF6879 family protein codes for MAADFVNGHSGEGRRARDRGPRDLLVDWTPKESGRQVRTIDLDEFNSLFSTFEHTAWRLETRRRYASDEETDTWRQFVETGEIEWNSDHPWCETIRAQTAQGKRVERVRIVDRPPTTGQLYLLDNARRNSTLGEDIRNLWRSDADRLNLPAEDFWLFDSRLIALLRFDDDDQLTHVDLITEPAEVVRCSMVRDAAWHHAVPWKQFTAEMHSEA; via the coding sequence GTGGCCGCCGACTTCGTCAACGGGCACAGCGGAGAGGGAAGGAGAGCTCGCGATCGTGGTCCACGAGATCTGCTGGTCGACTGGACCCCGAAGGAGAGCGGCCGACAGGTGCGGACGATCGATCTTGATGAATTCAACAGCCTGTTCAGCACATTCGAGCACACCGCTTGGCGGCTGGAGACCCGACGGCGGTACGCGAGTGACGAGGAGACCGACACCTGGCGGCAGTTCGTGGAGACAGGTGAGATCGAGTGGAACTCGGACCACCCGTGGTGCGAGACGATCCGCGCCCAGACTGCGCAGGGCAAGCGGGTGGAGCGAGTGCGCATCGTGGACCGGCCCCCGACGACCGGACAGCTCTACCTCCTCGACAACGCCAGGCGAAACAGCACCCTGGGTGAGGACATCCGCAATCTGTGGCGTTCCGACGCGGACCGGCTGAACCTTCCCGCCGAAGATTTCTGGCTGTTCGACAGTCGTCTCATCGCGCTTCTGCGCTTCGATGACGATGACCAGCTCACGCACGTGGATCTGATCACCGAGCCCGCAGAGGTGGTGCGCTGCTCCATGGTGCGGGATGCTGCTTGGCATCACGCCGTACCGTGGAAGCAGTTCACGGCGGAGATGCACAGCGAAGCATAA
- a CDS encoding helix-turn-helix transcriptional regulator has protein sequence MSTDYQRAREELGRRLRELRVGGPLGRLTGTELAQRLGWRQSKISKLENGRQTPTDEDLRAWAEATGQPDVFDELRARLKGFESQIRSWRRQLAAGHRPVQETWNNIVANSRTLHVWDSHVICGLLQTADYARYVFEGHAELQRSPRDTEEAVRARMKRQEWLYQPGKRLDLVMWEGALHSRVCPPEVLAAQLDRLLGVVGMDTIHLGIVPLGAGLRLLPGNSFWIMDERLVVVEDWHAELWLDDAETIALYRRVWDTFAESAVYGAEAQQVIARVHRSIRD, from the coding sequence GTGAGCACGGACTACCAGAGGGCGCGTGAGGAACTGGGGCGCAGGCTTCGGGAACTTCGGGTCGGAGGTCCTCTCGGTCGGCTCACCGGTACGGAACTGGCTCAGCGACTGGGATGGCGCCAGTCGAAGATCAGCAAGCTGGAGAACGGCCGGCAGACGCCTACCGACGAAGACCTGCGGGCTTGGGCCGAAGCCACCGGACAGCCTGACGTCTTCGATGAACTACGCGCCCGCCTCAAGGGATTCGAAAGCCAGATCCGCTCCTGGCGGCGACAGCTGGCGGCGGGCCATCGCCCCGTCCAGGAGACGTGGAACAACATCGTCGCCAATTCTCGGACCTTGCACGTATGGGACAGCCATGTCATCTGCGGTCTGCTCCAGACCGCCGACTACGCCCGGTACGTCTTCGAGGGCCATGCCGAACTCCAGAGGTCTCCACGGGACACGGAGGAGGCGGTGCGTGCCCGCATGAAACGGCAGGAGTGGCTGTACCAGCCGGGCAAACGGTTGGACCTGGTCATGTGGGAGGGCGCACTGCATTCCCGAGTGTGTCCCCCGGAGGTGCTGGCAGCTCAACTTGACCGCCTACTAGGCGTAGTGGGCATGGACACCATCCACCTGGGGATCGTGCCTCTGGGTGCCGGACTGAGACTGCTTCCTGGCAACAGCTTCTGGATCATGGACGAACGCCTCGTCGTGGTCGAGGACTGGCACGCCGAACTCTGGCTGGACGACGCCGAAACGATTGCCCTCTACCGCCGTGTCTGGGACACCTTCGCGGAATCGGCCGTCTACGGCGCCGAGGCACAGCAGGTGATCGCCCGCGTCCACCGGAGCATCAGGGACTGA